One Candidatus Omnitrophota bacterium DNA window includes the following coding sequences:
- a CDS encoding glycosyltransferase family 1 protein has protein sequence MKVYFDARMIDHPGIGRYIRCLLSLIGEAGSVDLYLLGNKKKIKKLLGIEKNVIDFDYPIYSIQEQISFLKLKSIIKDDILHVPHYNIPVLAKFSLIATVHDLIHIIYPEGASGRLAPVYMRFMMNRILKSAKAVICVSQATKDELSKRFLPPRCASSFMCSHRRGVAVIYEGVDDVFKKITDSAYLQSVKEKYNLPDKFLLYVGSIRRHKNIKTLLDAFSNLKQRVPEAHLVMVGRLSQDIDIKKDGVLYLGEVESDKELAVIYNLASCLFNLSLYEGFGLTILEAQSCGLPVVCSDIPVHREIGHDGILPVNPSYIDQIYENLYNVLSNNDIRKALIAKGLENTKRFNWQDTADRTVELYRKIYNEGGDSSRLASGDARRRKNPQCFLQNIPPS, from the coding sequence ATGAAGGTGTATTTCGATGCTCGAATGATAGACCATCCAGGAATAGGCAGGTATATAAGGTGTCTTTTGTCTCTTATTGGAGAAGCTGGGTCGGTTGACCTGTATCTTCTTGGCAATAAGAAAAAAATAAAAAAGCTTTTAGGTATAGAGAAGAATGTCATAGATTTTGACTATCCTATATATTCAATTCAGGAGCAGATCAGTTTCTTAAAACTAAAGAGTATTATTAAGGACGATATTCTTCACGTGCCTCACTATAATATCCCTGTTCTGGCAAAGTTTAGTCTTATTGCGACTGTCCATGATCTCATACATATTATTTATCCGGAAGGGGCCAGCGGAAGATTAGCTCCGGTGTATATGAGGTTTATGATGAATAGGATATTAAAGTCTGCTAAAGCAGTGATATGTGTTTCGCAGGCGACGAAGGATGAGTTGTCGAAGAGGTTTTTACCGCCGCGGTGTGCAAGTAGTTTTATGTGTTCCCACCGCCGCGGTGTGGCGGTTATTTACGAAGGAGTCGATGATGTTTTCAAAAAAATCACTGATTCGGCATACCTGCAAAGTGTAAAAGAAAAATACAATCTGCCGGATAAATTCTTATTATATGTCGGAAGCATCAGGAGACACAAGAATATAAAAACTCTTTTAGATGCCTTTAGTAACCTCAAACAAAGAGTTCCCGAAGCGCATCTTGTTATGGTGGGCAGGCTAAGCCAGGATATTGATATAAAGAAAGATGGGGTTCTGTATTTAGGTGAAGTGGAAAGCGATAAAGAGCTGGCTGTAATATATAATCTCGCTTCTTGTTTATTTAACCTGTCATTGTACGAGGGGTTTGGGCTCACTATATTGGAAGCTCAATCCTGTGGGTTGCCCGTGGTCTGCAGTGACATACCCGTTCATAGAGAGATAGGTCACGATGGCATTTTACCGGTCAACCCGTCTTATATTGACCAAATATACGAAAATCTGTATAATGTACTGTCTAATAATGATATAAGAAAAGCGCTTATAGCCAAAGGCTTGGAAAATACCAAGCGATTTAATTGGCAGGATACTGCCGATAGAACTGTAGAATTATATAGAAAGATCTATAATGAGGGTGGCGATAGTTCACGATTGGCTTCTGGGGATGCGCGGAGGAGAAAGAATCCTCAATGTTTTCTGCAAAATATTCCCCCAAGCTGA
- a CDS encoding glycosyltransferase: protein MRVAIVHDWLLGMRGGERILNVFCKIFPQAELFTLIHDKGSVDSILEERPIHTSFLQNFPGIKTKYRNYLPLFPLAVESFNLKGYDLVISSSHCVAKGVKKPEGSFHFCYCYSPMRYMWVLFDQYFGSYPPWKRSLVRLFGEYLKKWDLNTLPRVDEFVAISNTIKDRIRDVYNRDSTVIYPPVEIDKFRFNPLRKKGDYYVCVSALVPYKRVDIMIEAFNRMPDKKLVIVGDGNVRKEWEAKKSSPNIKFTGWVNHDEVVKICEGAKAFLFAAFEDFGIAPVEAQALGLPVIAFGLGGMTETVIPINGASKNTNPTGLFFFEQTADSLIEAINEFEKREGEFNPTDCRHNAERFSEDKFVSGIKNFVKERAGRVIV, encoded by the coding sequence ATGAGGGTGGCGATAGTTCACGATTGGCTTCTGGGGATGCGCGGAGGAGAAAGAATCCTCAATGTTTTCTGCAAAATATTCCCCCAAGCTGAACTATTCACGCTTATTCATGATAAGGGTTCCGTAGATTCTATTCTTGAAGAGCGGCCCATCCATACATCTTTTTTACAGAATTTCCCCGGCATCAAGACAAAATACAGAAATTATTTACCTCTTTTCCCATTAGCGGTGGAAAGTTTTAACCTAAAAGGGTACGATCTTGTCATAAGCTCTTCGCATTGTGTGGCAAAGGGGGTTAAAAAGCCCGAAGGATCCTTCCATTTTTGTTACTGTTACAGCCCTATGCGCTATATGTGGGTGCTATTTGATCAGTATTTTGGTTCATACCCTCCATGGAAAAGATCGCTTGTACGATTATTTGGTGAATATCTGAAGAAATGGGATTTGAACACATTGCCAAGGGTAGATGAATTTGTCGCGATTTCAAATACCATAAAAGACAGAATAAGGGATGTATATAATCGAGATTCGACAGTAATATATCCTCCGGTTGAAATTGACAAGTTCAGATTTAATCCATTACGCAAAAAAGGTGATTACTATGTGTGTGTATCGGCCCTTGTGCCGTATAAGAGAGTTGATATAATGATAGAAGCTTTTAACAGGATGCCGGATAAAAAATTGGTCATTGTGGGAGATGGCAATGTCCGGAAGGAATGGGAAGCCAAGAAAAGCTCTCCCAATATCAAATTTACCGGATGGGTTAATCACGACGAGGTTGTTAAGATTTGTGAAGGGGCAAAAGCTTTTTTATTTGCGGCTTTCGAGGACTTCGGCATAGCGCCCGTAGAGGCGCAAGCCCTAGGGCTTCCGGTAATAGCGTTTGGCTTGGGTGGCATGACAGAGACGGTTATCCCTATAAATGGCGCTTCAAAAAATACTAATCCCACAGGGTTATTCTTTTTTGAACAGACTGCGGATTCACTCATAGAAGCTATAAATGAATTCGAAAAGAGAGAGGGTGAGTTTAATCCCACAGATTGCAGGCACAATGCTGAAAGATTTTCTGAAGATAAATTTGTTAGCGGCATAAAAAATTTTGTAAAGGAGAGGGCGGGAAGGGTTATTGTATGA
- a CDS encoding glycosyltransferase codes for MPKQIRVAFFVYPSAFQNIGGGEILLLKTREYLEKEGIYCKLFDMWNDKLDDFDILHVIGAVKDCLGLMKTAKNKGVKIVLDPVFFSTFQRALYEQGSMKSKMISCVRHLTKVLFPYFPSGRRRMLLLADALVPNSYIEKRQLERLFLIDGKKMHVIPNCVDKSFAEGDRNIFISKYGIKKFVLSVGRIEPRKNQLNLIRALKGFEVPLVIIGSPVSDYKDYYDKCKSQGGGNVVFIERLGHEDPLLKSAYNTCACFVSQGWFETPGLAALEAGLAGAKIATTDKGCTKEYFHGFAEYFNPANPADIRRAVEKVLRQDKNDNLRNHIKKEFLWEVAARKNIEVYKGILKI; via the coding sequence ATGCCAAAACAGATAAGGGTCGCATTCTTCGTATATCCTTCTGCGTTCCAGAATATAGGCGGCGGCGAAATTCTGCTTCTTAAGACAAGGGAGTATCTGGAAAAAGAGGGTATCTATTGTAAGCTTTTTGATATGTGGAATGACAAACTGGATGATTTCGATATCCTTCATGTCATCGGTGCCGTAAAGGATTGCCTCGGATTGATGAAGACCGCGAAAAATAAGGGCGTAAAGATAGTCCTGGACCCCGTATTCTTTTCAACCTTCCAAAGGGCGCTCTACGAACAGGGGAGCATGAAGAGCAAAATGATCTCATGTGTCCGCCATCTTACGAAAGTTCTATTCCCGTATTTTCCTTCTGGCAGGCGCAGGATGCTCCTTCTGGCAGACGCCTTGGTACCCAATTCATATATCGAAAAAAGGCAGCTTGAAAGGCTCTTCCTGATAGACGGGAAGAAGATGCATGTAATACCTAACTGCGTAGACAAAAGTTTCGCCGAAGGTGATAGAAATATTTTCATATCGAAATACGGGATAAAAAAATTTGTTTTATCCGTAGGGAGGATAGAACCGAGAAAGAATCAGCTGAATCTGATAAGGGCCCTGAAGGGTTTTGAGGTGCCATTGGTTATAATTGGTAGCCCAGTCTCTGATTATAAAGATTATTATGATAAGTGTAAATCCCAGGGCGGCGGCAACGTCGTATTTATCGAAAGGTTAGGGCACGAAGACCCTCTTTTAAAATCCGCTTACAATACTTGCGCTTGTTTCGTCTCGCAAGGGTGGTTTGAGACACCGGGTTTGGCTGCGCTGGAGGCAGGCCTGGCCGGCGCAAAGATCGCGACAACGGATAAAGGCTGTACAAAAGAGTATTTTCACGGATTTGCGGAATATTTTAATCCTGCCAATCCGGCAGATATAAGGCGCGCCGTGGAAAAAGTTTTACGCCAGGATAAGAATGATAATCTGAGAAACCATATAAAGAAAGAATTTTTGTGGGAAGTTGCCGCACGGAAAAACATAGAAGTATATAAGGGCATCCTGAAAATATAG
- a CDS encoding glycosyltransferase family 9 protein, with protein MKYTFKKNRYKLFIPLLDIIGSVIFFPAKLLKPPVPLSPKKILVVRLDHIGDFICTTPLFKNLKNKFPDAKITVLINSVSKELAYRNPYIDKVITFSPFYLARNDRSSMLKGLSRVIKDIKALSFDIGIDSRGDLLSILLMWLGGVRYRVGYPITGGGFLLHAEGRYDRDSHIIDRNLSLLEKINIQVESRLPEVYFNDKDISVVNEIKKEFGPGSKKSVVLHPFAGAKAKEWPIGNFQKIINWLKENGYNVFLVGSKEDAGIFNDVIDLRGGINLPQLAYLIKDAGFFIGLDSGPANIAAALNVSSVIICSGTNIPQLWIQNSPNVKFVYKDTKCKPCENKICPEAKTNECMTSISVEEVIDAVKGLER; from the coding sequence ATGAAATATACATTTAAGAAAAATAGATACAAGCTCTTTATCCCGCTCCTTGATATTATAGGGAGCGTCATTTTTTTTCCCGCGAAGCTTTTAAAGCCGCCCGTTCCGTTAAGCCCAAAAAAAATACTTGTAGTTCGCCTTGATCACATAGGCGATTTTATATGCACAACCCCGTTATTCAAAAACCTTAAAAATAAATTTCCGGATGCAAAAATCACAGTTTTGATAAACTCGGTATCAAAAGAGTTGGCGTATAGAAATCCGTATATAGACAAAGTAATAACATTTTCGCCTTTTTATCTTGCGCGTAACGATAGGTCATCTATGCTGAAGGGATTGAGCCGTGTAATAAAAGACATAAAGGCCTTGTCCTTTGACATAGGGATAGACTCCCGCGGCGATCTCTTGTCGATATTATTGATGTGGCTGGGAGGTGTAAGATATAGAGTTGGTTACCCAATTACCGGCGGCGGTTTTCTTCTGCATGCAGAGGGCAGGTATGATAGAGATAGCCATATAATTGATAGAAATTTATCTTTGTTGGAAAAGATAAATATTCAGGTAGAAAGCAGGCTGCCGGAAGTTTATTTTAACGATAAAGATATAAGTGTTGTTAACGAGATTAAAAAGGAGTTCGGCCCAGGCAGCAAGAAATCCGTTGTATTGCATCCGTTTGCCGGAGCAAAGGCCAAAGAGTGGCCGATTGGTAATTTTCAAAAGATAATTAATTGGTTAAAAGAAAATGGCTATAATGTTTTTCTCGTAGGCTCCAAAGAAGATGCCGGTATTTTTAACGATGTTATTGATCTGAGAGGGGGTATTAACTTGCCTCAATTGGCGTACTTGATCAAAGATGCAGGATTTTTTATCGGGCTTGATTCAGGGCCTGCCAATATAGCGGCGGCATTGAATGTTTCGTCGGTAATAATATGTTCCGGGACCAATATACCCCAATTGTGGATTCAGAATAGTCCGAATGTAAAATTTGTGTATAAAGATACGAAATGCAAGCCATGTGAAAACAAGATCTGTCCCGAAGCAAAAACTAATGAATGCATGACATCGATATCTGTCGAAGAGGTAATAGATGCGGTGAAAGGGCTTGAACGATGA